CTTTTATTTCAAGATAGGACGCGTTTTCTCCAATGATACGGCGAATATTATCATCAATAACCAAAACTTCGCTAACAACTAAGCGTCCCTTGTATCCGGTTTGATTGCATTTTTCGCATCCCTTAGGCCGGTAGACAAGATCAGATTTTATTTGTAGCTTCCCCATCTGTTCTGCGGATGGCTCGCACGCTTCTTTGCAAATAGGGCATAGTTTTCGCGCTAATCGCTGGGCAATAATCAAAGTGAGCGATGGGGTCAAAAGGTATGATGGAATTCCGATATCGATTAAGCGTGTAATCGCTGAGGCTGCATCATTGGTGTGAAGCGTGCTAAAAACAAGGTGTCCTGTTAGGGCTGCGCGAACACAAATTTGGGCTGTTTCAAGGTCACGAACCTCACCAACCATAACGATATCAGGATCTTGTCGCAAAAATGAGCGTAGTGCTGCGGCAAATGTGAGCCCGATATCGGGCTTGACATGAACTTGATTAATTCCATCAAGCCGGTATTCGACAGGGTCTTCGGCAGTCATAATATTTTTTGTTGAGTCTGTAACTTCTTTAAGGCAAGAATATAGTGTTGTTGACTTTCCACTTCCTGTTGGCCCTGTGACAAATATTAGTCCAAATGGTGAGTTGGCTGCTTTTCGAATAGCTTCTAACTGATTAGGCTCAAAGCCAAGAGCGGACAAGTCAAGGTCAATAGCCCCCTTGTCTAAGATACGCATAACCACTTTTTCACCCCATACGGTTGGAATAATGGAAATACGAAGATCAACGGTTCTGTCTTCTAGTTTCGCAGAGATAGCACCATCTTGAGGAAGACGTTTTTCGGCAATATCCATTTTTGCGAGAATTTTTATTCTTGAAACAATAGGAAGTAAAAGATGTCGTGCTGGTGGTGGTAGTTCATAGAGAGATCCATCGACTCTGTATCGAAGAGCAATTTTGTCTTTGTATGATTCGATGTGAATATCACTTGCTCTTTGATCAATGGCTTGACGGATA
This sequence is a window from Candidatus Omnitrophota bacterium. Protein-coding genes within it:
- a CDS encoding ATPase, T2SS/T4P/T4SS family, which translates into the protein MSRLRLGEILIQQGLITQAQLDQVIIAQKQKRGRIGELLIELGITKEIDIVIALAKQFSIPYISRESGLLKPQNSDLLNLIPKDFAQKNFVLPLSLNKNVLTCALYDPLDLLLIDNLRKITGYDINLVLATKRDIAQANEEWHSKEGLSSLSEAVQDTYEVTPKEELQSERRKDETELSIEKLIERAGEAPVIKLVDLIIRQAIDQRASDIHIESYKDKIALRYRVDGSLYELPPPARHLLLPIVSRIKILAKMDIAEKRLPQDGAISAKLEDRTVDLRISIIPTVWGEKVVMRILDKGAIDLDLSALGFEPNQLEAIRKAANSPFGLIFVTGPTGSGKSTTLYSCLKEVTDSTKNIMTAEDPVEYRLDGINQVHVKPDIGLTFAAALRSFLRQDPDIVMVGEVRDLETAQICVRAALTGHLVFSTLHTNDAASAITRLIDIGIPSYLLTPSLTLIIAQRLARKLCPICKEACEPSAEQMGKLQIKSDLVYRPKGCEKCNQTGYKGRLVVSEVLVIDDNIRRIIGENASYLEIKEAAAKNGMSTLLETGIKKIEDGITSIEEVLSATLL